In Micromonospora sp. NBC_01813, the following are encoded in one genomic region:
- the rpsR gene encoding 30S ribosomal protein S18 has protein sequence MAKAAALRKPKKKVNPLDKDGITYIDYKDTALLRKFISDRGKIRARRVTGVTSQQQRQIARAVKNAREMALLPYTTTAR, from the coding sequence ATGGCCAAGGCTGCGGCACTTCGCAAGCCGAAGAAGAAGGTGAACCCGCTAGACAAGGACGGGATCACCTATATCGATTACAAGGACACCGCGCTGCTGCGCAAGTTCATCTCCGACCGCGGCAAGATCCGCGCGCGGCGGGTGACCGGAGTGACCTCCCAGCAGCAGCGGCAGATCGCCCGCGCGGTCAAGAACGCCCGCGAGATGGCGCTCCTGCCGTACACCACTACGGCTCGCTGA
- the dnaB gene encoding replicative DNA helicase: protein MSITDDLQADPRPPRPAGPPKPPAQPPGPPTGGGQFDRTPPQDIAAEQCVLGGMLLSKDAIADVVEILKSHDFYRPIHATIFDIVLDLYGRGEPADAITVSAALADSGDLGRVGGAPYLHTLIASVPTAANASYYARIVAERAVLRRLVNAGTKIVQLGYGSAAGGGRDIDDVVDLAQQAIYDVTERRVSEDFAVLADMLQPTLDEIEAVGAQGGVMTGVPTGFTDLDRLLNGLHPGQLIIVAGRPGLGKALALDTPLPTPAGWTTMGEVAIGDQLLGADGRPTTVVGTSGILLGGRSYQVEFSDDSTIVADADHLWQVTRQPVAMALAGAGPSAAAAGNWTDPTAGAPAEVLTTEQIVEVLGTGGEPSVVVTNCRPLALPDRDDLPVPPYEMGVELATGDQALDGDDDDRRIPAAYLRGSEQQRRALLAGLLDSAGTSRVGGLVEYRATSRMLAGTVRELVASLGYHCTISAATVQGRMTAPPTVYTVAIQAGPGQQQRYVTAVRPVRSVPVRCVTVDNADHLFLAGRSMTPTHNSTASMDFARNAAIRAGCASAIFSLEMSKVEIVMRLLSAEAKVPLHVLRSGQLSDDDWTKLARRMGEISEAPLFVDDTPNMNLMEIRAKARRLRQRHDLKLIVVDYMQLMSSPKRTESRQQEVAELSRGLKLLAKEVECPVIAVSQLNRGPEQRTDKRPQLSDLRESGSIEQDADVVILLHRDDYYDKESPRAGEADFIVAKHRNGPTDTVTVAAQLHLSRFVDMAI from the coding sequence ATGTCCATCACGGATGATCTGCAGGCCGACCCCCGGCCGCCGCGACCCGCTGGCCCACCCAAGCCCCCGGCCCAACCACCCGGACCGCCGACCGGCGGCGGCCAGTTCGACCGCACTCCCCCACAGGACATCGCCGCCGAGCAGTGCGTGCTCGGTGGGATGCTGCTGTCCAAGGACGCGATCGCCGACGTCGTCGAGATCCTCAAGTCGCACGACTTCTACCGCCCGATCCACGCGACGATCTTCGACATCGTGCTCGACCTCTATGGCCGGGGTGAGCCGGCCGACGCGATCACCGTCTCCGCCGCGCTCGCCGACTCGGGCGACCTCGGCCGGGTCGGCGGCGCCCCGTACCTGCACACCCTGATCGCCAGCGTGCCGACCGCGGCGAACGCGTCGTACTACGCCCGCATCGTGGCCGAGCGCGCGGTGCTGCGTCGACTCGTCAACGCCGGCACCAAGATCGTTCAGCTGGGCTACGGATCCGCGGCCGGTGGCGGCCGGGACATCGACGACGTCGTCGACCTGGCCCAGCAAGCGATCTACGACGTCACCGAGCGGCGGGTGAGTGAGGACTTTGCCGTCCTCGCCGACATGCTGCAGCCGACACTCGACGAAATCGAGGCGGTGGGCGCCCAGGGCGGCGTCATGACCGGGGTGCCGACCGGGTTCACCGACCTCGACCGGCTGCTCAACGGTCTGCACCCCGGGCAGCTGATCATCGTCGCCGGACGGCCCGGTCTGGGCAAGGCGCTGGCGCTGGACACCCCGCTGCCCACTCCGGCCGGCTGGACGACCATGGGCGAAGTCGCCATCGGCGACCAGCTGCTGGGCGCGGACGGACGGCCGACGACCGTCGTCGGCACCTCCGGCATCCTCCTCGGCGGCCGGTCGTACCAGGTGGAGTTCTCCGACGACTCGACGATCGTCGCCGACGCCGACCACCTGTGGCAGGTGACCCGCCAACCGGTGGCGATGGCCCTGGCCGGTGCCGGGCCCTCCGCCGCGGCCGCCGGCAACTGGACCGATCCGACCGCCGGCGCACCGGCCGAGGTGCTCACCACCGAGCAGATCGTCGAGGTGCTCGGCACCGGCGGCGAGCCCAGCGTCGTGGTCACCAACTGCCGCCCGCTGGCGCTGCCCGACCGCGACGACCTGCCGGTCCCGCCGTACGAGATGGGGGTCGAGCTCGCCACCGGCGACCAGGCCCTCGACGGCGACGACGATGACCGGCGAATCCCGGCGGCCTACCTGCGTGGTTCCGAGCAGCAGCGTCGGGCGTTGCTGGCCGGGCTTCTCGACAGCGCCGGTACGTCGCGGGTGGGCGGGCTCGTCGAGTACCGCGCCACCTCCCGCATGCTGGCCGGCACGGTCCGGGAGCTGGTGGCGAGCCTGGGTTACCACTGCACGATCTCGGCCGCGACCGTCCAGGGCCGGATGACCGCTCCGCCCACGGTGTACACCGTGGCGATCCAGGCCGGCCCCGGGCAGCAGCAGCGGTACGTCACCGCGGTCCGACCGGTGCGCAGCGTCCCGGTGCGCTGCGTGACGGTGGACAACGCCGACCACCTCTTCCTGGCCGGTCGGTCGATGACCCCGACGCACAACTCCACCGCGTCGATGGACTTCGCCCGTAACGCGGCGATCCGGGCCGGCTGCGCCAGTGCGATCTTCTCGCTGGAAATGAGCAAGGTGGAGATCGTCATGCGGCTGCTGTCGGCCGAGGCGAAGGTGCCGCTGCACGTGCTGCGCTCGGGTCAGCTCTCCGACGACGACTGGACGAAGCTCGCCCGACGGATGGGCGAGATCAGCGAGGCCCCGCTCTTCGTCGACGACACGCCCAACATGAACCTGATGGAGATCCGGGCGAAGGCTCGGCGGTTGCGCCAACGGCACGACCTGAAGCTGATCGTGGTGGACTACATGCAGCTGATGAGTTCGCCGAAGCGGACCGAGAGCCGTCAGCAGGAGGTCGCTGAGCTGTCCCGAGGGCTCAAGCTGCTGGCCAAGGAGGTCGAGTGCCCGGTCATCGCGGTCAGCCAGCTGAACCGTGGTCCGGAGCAACGCACCGACAAACGACCGCAACTGTCCGACCTGCGTGAGTCGGGATCGATCGAGCAGGACGCCGATGTGGTGATCCTGCTGCACCGGGACGACTACTACGACAAGGAGTCACCCCGGGCCGGGGAGGCGGACTTCATCGTCGCGAAGCACCGTAACGGTCCGACCGACACGGTGACCGTCGCGGCGCAACTCCACCTCTCCCGGTTCGTCGACATGGCGATCTGA
- a CDS encoding fluoride efflux transporter FluC has translation MIGGAAGALVRYLVDRVTVGLGRPSFLGTFTVNAVGATLLGFLAAVATVTAGWLAPLVATGFCGALTTYSTFAYEVVQLAGGSRRARWTAAGYAAGTLGVGLTALATGRVVAGLLSG, from the coding sequence ATGATCGGTGGAGCCGCCGGTGCGCTGGTGCGCTACCTCGTCGACCGGGTCACCGTCGGGCTTGGCCGACCGAGTTTCCTGGGCACCTTCACCGTCAACGCCGTCGGGGCGACCCTGCTCGGCTTCCTGGCCGCAGTGGCAACGGTCACGGCCGGCTGGCTGGCCCCGTTGGTCGCCACCGGCTTCTGCGGGGCGCTGACCACCTACTCGACCTTCGCGTACGAGGTGGTCCAGCTCGCCGGCGGCTCCCGCCGGGCGCGGTGGACCGCCGCCGGCTACGCGGCCGGCACCCTCGGCGTGGGATTGACCGCCCTGGCCACCGGCCGGGTCGTCGCCGGGCTGCTCAGCGGTTGA
- the rpsF gene encoding 30S ribosomal protein S6 has product MRHYEIMVILDSSLEERTVAPSLDTYLNVIRTAGGSVEKLDVWGRRRLSFEINKKTEGIYAVIDLQATPSAVAELDRQLRLNESVLRTKVIRPETR; this is encoded by the coding sequence TTGCGTCACTACGAAATCATGGTCATCCTCGACTCGAGCCTCGAGGAGCGCACGGTCGCGCCCTCGCTCGACACGTACCTGAACGTCATCCGGACTGCCGGTGGTTCGGTCGAGAAGCTCGACGTCTGGGGCCGTCGGCGCCTTTCCTTCGAGATCAACAAGAAGACCGAAGGCATCTACGCCGTCATCGATCTGCAGGCTACGCCGTCTGCCGTCGCGGAGCTGGACCGCCAGCTGCGACTCAACGAGTCGGTGCTGCGCACCAAGGTCATTCGGCCGGAAACGCGCTGA
- a CDS encoding fluoride efflux transporter FluC: MMPPGSAAPTVLAAVATGGALGAAARYGVATAWPPADDGFPWATLGTNLVGCLLIGVLMRLVTAHPRPHRLLRPFLGAGLLGGFTTFSVQTLETTNLITAERPWLAAGYALGTLVGGVAAVWLGGTAARPVAARIAQAAP, from the coding sequence ATGATGCCGCCCGGGTCGGCCGCGCCCACCGTGCTCGCCGCGGTCGCCACCGGCGGTGCGCTCGGCGCGGCCGCCCGGTACGGCGTGGCAACCGCCTGGCCACCCGCCGACGACGGTTTTCCGTGGGCGACCCTGGGGACCAACCTCGTCGGCTGCCTGCTGATCGGCGTACTGATGCGACTCGTCACCGCCCACCCTCGACCACACCGGTTGCTCCGACCGTTCCTCGGCGCCGGACTGCTTGGAGGGTTCACCACCTTCTCGGTGCAGACGCTCGAGACAACGAACCTGATCACCGCGGAACGGCCGTGGCTGGCCGCCGGCTACGCGTTGGGCACCCTGGTCGGCGGCGTGGCAGCAGTCTGGCTCGGCGGCACGGCCGCCCGGCCCGTCGCCGCCCGGATCGCGCAGGCCGCACCGTGA
- the rplI gene encoding 50S ribosomal protein L9 → MKIILTQEVSGLGSPGDVLEVKDGYGRNYLLPQGFAITWTKGAEKQVSSIKRARSAREIRDLGHANEVKGQLEHLKVTLTARAGEGGRLFGSVTPSEVVDAVRTAGGPALDRRRLELPGHIKSVGTYPVKVKLHPDVTAKFDLSVLQAK, encoded by the coding sequence ATGAAGATCATCCTTACTCAGGAGGTGTCTGGGCTCGGCTCCCCCGGGGACGTTCTCGAGGTAAAGGACGGCTACGGCCGTAACTACCTGCTGCCCCAGGGGTTCGCGATCACCTGGACAAAGGGCGCCGAGAAGCAGGTCAGCTCGATCAAGCGGGCCCGTTCCGCACGGGAGATCCGCGACCTCGGTCACGCCAACGAGGTCAAGGGTCAGCTTGAGCACCTCAAGGTCACGTTGACCGCCCGGGCCGGCGAAGGTGGCCGGCTGTTCGGCTCGGTGACCCCGTCCGAGGTCGTCGACGCCGTCCGGACCGCTGGAGGTCCGGCCCTGGACCGCCGTCGGCTCGAGTTGCCCGGCCACATCAAGTCGGTCGGCACCTACCCGGTGAAGGTCAAGCTGCACCCGGACGTCACCGCGAAGTTCGACCTCAGCGTGCTTCAGGCCAAGTAA
- a CDS encoding glycosyltransferase 87 family protein: MTAATAADPGQQPRPGAIRRNWQWINRHAGGLTGDLALYLISAAFTGVIAVTTSLASHRAWATVAVIGYTIATATVLVQLAIHRYAGTPPPERGNAPTDPARSAPSRGQAGAAWTGVAARSWLTGLTWVAVAAVPLVLQAVQRAGGRADRAQEEVLVVEDGGARLLAGGSPYLSQQQIVTLPAEDQLLGYLPYQPGMALFGVPRALAGVSWWTDARVWFAVATVAALGAAIVLSYRRATTGGGEGTLVRAAQLSSVLPIYALTLSTGGGDLPVLALALLALVLCATGRYGAAGAAIGAAAALKLFAWPILVVLLCHAATRGRHTLGRLAIGGIGLPLLALLPAVLVDGVALVHNVLAFPLGNGVVGTPAQSPLPGQLVADWLPGGRFIAGALLLTAGLVIAARLLRRPPRTAAAAALICWVGLLAATMLLPSTRFGYLLYPIALLSWVPTLRAVQRPAPADLTRSRTGTGR, translated from the coding sequence GTGACCGCCGCGACCGCCGCAGACCCGGGCCAGCAGCCCCGGCCAGGAGCGATCCGTCGAAACTGGCAGTGGATCAACCGCCACGCCGGTGGCCTCACCGGCGACCTCGCCCTCTACCTGATCTCGGCCGCCTTCACCGGAGTCATCGCGGTCACCACGTCGCTCGCCTCGCACCGGGCCTGGGCCACCGTCGCGGTCATCGGCTACACCATTGCGACCGCCACCGTGCTGGTCCAACTCGCCATCCACCGGTACGCCGGTACGCCCCCGCCGGAACGCGGGAACGCACCCACCGACCCGGCCCGGTCCGCGCCGTCCCGGGGCCAGGCCGGCGCGGCATGGACCGGCGTCGCAGCCCGCTCCTGGCTCACCGGGCTCACCTGGGTAGCCGTGGCCGCCGTACCGCTGGTGCTCCAAGCCGTACAGCGGGCCGGCGGACGAGCCGACCGGGCGCAGGAAGAGGTACTCGTCGTCGAGGACGGCGGTGCCCGGCTGTTGGCGGGCGGCAGCCCGTACCTGTCGCAACAGCAGATCGTGACGCTGCCCGCCGAGGACCAACTCCTCGGCTACCTGCCGTACCAGCCGGGGATGGCGTTGTTCGGAGTGCCCCGGGCGCTCGCCGGCGTCAGTTGGTGGACCGACGCACGGGTCTGGTTCGCCGTCGCCACGGTCGCCGCCCTCGGCGCGGCGATCGTTCTGTCGTACCGGCGGGCCACCACCGGCGGCGGCGAAGGCACACTGGTTCGCGCCGCGCAGCTCAGTTCGGTACTGCCGATCTACGCGCTGACCCTGAGCACCGGCGGCGGCGATCTTCCGGTGCTCGCCCTCGCCCTACTCGCGCTGGTGCTGTGTGCGACCGGACGGTACGGCGCGGCCGGCGCCGCGATCGGCGCGGCGGCCGCGCTCAAACTCTTCGCCTGGCCGATCCTGGTCGTGTTGCTCTGCCACGCCGCGACCCGCGGGCGGCACACGCTTGGGCGGCTCGCCATCGGCGGAATCGGCCTACCACTGCTCGCGCTACTGCCGGCGGTGCTCGTGGACGGTGTCGCACTGGTGCACAACGTGCTCGCATTTCCACTCGGCAACGGCGTGGTCGGCACTCCCGCCCAGTCGCCGCTGCCGGGTCAGTTGGTCGCCGACTGGCTGCCCGGCGGACGGTTCATCGCCGGCGCGTTGCTGCTGACGGCCGGGCTCGTCATCGCGGCACGCCTGCTGCGCCGGCCACCGCGCACCGCCGCCGCCGCCGCGCTGATCTGCTGGGTCGGTCTGCTCGCCGCGACCATGTTGCTGCCATCGACCCGGTTCGGCTACCTGCTGTATCCGATCGCGCTGCTCAGCTGGGTCCCCACGCTGCGCGCCGTCCAGCGGCCGGCGCCGGCCGACCTGACCCGAAGCCGAACCGGGACCGGCCGATGA
- a CDS encoding TFIIB-type zinc ribbon-containing protein, producing the protein MQMNCPKCHGAMRQYERSGITVDQCTECRGIFLDRGELERLLDAEAAWNGGPGGQPQQPQQPARPAAPPTGGYPPPAHQPAHQPGYPPAPGYPPAPAYGHHGYHGHYRNKKQKSFLNQLFD; encoded by the coding sequence ATGCAGATGAACTGTCCCAAGTGTCACGGAGCCATGCGGCAGTACGAGCGCAGCGGCATCACCGTCGACCAGTGCACCGAGTGTCGCGGGATCTTCCTCGACCGGGGCGAGTTGGAGCGACTCCTCGACGCGGAAGCGGCGTGGAACGGCGGCCCTGGCGGCCAGCCCCAGCAGCCCCAGCAGCCGGCGCGGCCGGCCGCGCCCCCCACCGGCGGATATCCTCCGCCGGCGCACCAACCGGCCCACCAGCCAGGCTATCCGCCGGCACCGGGCTACCCGCCGGCTCCCGCCTACGGGCACCACGGATACCACGGGCACTACCGGAACAAGAAGCAGAAGAGCTTCCTGAACCAGCTCTTCGACTGA
- a CDS encoding phosphoribosyltransferase: MESAYRDRDDAGETLARKLVQLTGRPDVTVLGLLRGGAPVAAVIAHRLGVRYDVLVIRKLGLPSAPEVAFGAIGPGGVRVLNTEVAQRLDAEQIAQVTSDETAELRRREQRLRGGRPPLDLTGRTAVLVDDGLATGATARAAVAVARGLGAARVILAVPVGSVEAIASLRDVVDEIVCPLRPGDFRAVGQYYLDFHQISDDEVTRLPVGG; encoded by the coding sequence ATGGAGAGTGCGTACCGGGATCGCGACGATGCCGGCGAGACGCTTGCCCGCAAGTTGGTGCAGCTGACCGGCCGGCCCGATGTCACCGTGCTGGGTCTGCTGCGCGGGGGCGCGCCGGTCGCCGCGGTTATCGCCCACCGGCTCGGCGTCCGGTACGACGTCCTGGTCATCCGCAAGCTCGGGCTGCCGTCGGCACCGGAGGTCGCCTTCGGGGCGATCGGGCCCGGTGGGGTACGCGTACTGAACACCGAGGTCGCCCAGCGGCTCGACGCTGAGCAGATCGCGCAGGTCACCAGCGACGAGACCGCCGAACTACGCCGCCGTGAACAGCGGCTGCGGGGCGGCCGCCCGCCGCTGGACCTGACCGGACGAACCGCCGTGTTGGTGGATGACGGGTTGGCCACCGGGGCGACGGCACGAGCCGCGGTGGCGGTGGCCCGAGGTCTGGGCGCCGCGCGGGTGATCCTGGCGGTGCCGGTCGGCTCGGTCGAGGCCATTGCCTCGCTGCGCGACGTCGTCGACGAGATCGTCTGCCCACTGCGGCCGGGCGACTTCCGAGCCGTGGGCCAGTACTACCTGGATTTTCACCAGATTTCCGACGATGAGGTGACCCGACTGCCTGTCGGCGGGTGA
- a CDS encoding single-stranded DNA-binding protein: MAGDTTITVIGNLTDDPELRFTPSGAAVAKFRVASTPRFMDKASGEWKDGEALFLACTVWRQAAEHVAESLQRGARVIVSGRLRQRSYETREGEKRTVIELEVDEIGPSLRYATAKVQKMARSGGSGGGGFGGSGGGGGAPGGGNFEDPWATAAPAASSARAGGGNFEEEPPF; encoded by the coding sequence ATGGCAGGAGATACCACCATCACGGTCATCGGCAACCTGACCGATGACCCTGAGTTGCGTTTTACCCCATCCGGTGCGGCGGTGGCGAAGTTCCGGGTCGCCTCGACGCCCCGGTTCATGGACAAGGCCTCCGGCGAGTGGAAAGACGGCGAGGCGCTCTTCCTAGCCTGCACGGTGTGGCGTCAGGCGGCCGAACACGTCGCCGAGTCGCTCCAGCGGGGCGCCCGGGTGATCGTCTCGGGTCGGCTGCGGCAGCGGTCGTACGAGACCCGCGAGGGTGAGAAGCGCACCGTCATAGAGCTGGAAGTGGACGAGATCGGCCCGTCGCTGCGGTACGCCACGGCGAAGGTACAGAAGATGGCCCGCTCCGGCGGCAGTGGTGGCGGTGGCTTCGGTGGTTCCGGCGGCGGCGGTGGAGCCCCGGGCGGCGGCAACTTCGAAGACCCGTGGGCCACAGCTGCGCCGGCCGCTTCGTCTGCACGCGCGGGCGGCGGAAACTTCGAAGAGGAACCCCCGTTCTGA
- a CDS encoding putative bifunctional diguanylate cyclase/phosphodiesterase: protein MTPAVRSDTETDQQLQLLVGLVAVCAAISGFAALYLVSGSMARTPDELAKAATLVFLAAVGVTVKWHVRVRSNAHAIAWSEIAILVGLAVAPAPMVVLCTGLGVGLAMIIQRVAPIKATFAVAKNTTVAAAAGVALHTAGWVPDQAFSSTNFFWPLVLAYVVAVVLDELLTLPVIARATRTPIRSRFRHNLGLRVSSAIVRFPLILATLLILTAEQWLLVTIPPVILCIHLAYAGQARARTEQQAWQRLARATDALNVVDLDGVLSAATVQASDLFSTDRVEVELNTPPRLVQGNSDGVRYDGPPEGAPAARTRTVIAVPLVGPDTETSIGTLRLCFTGQIKFSEREHYTLHTFASALCTVIRNASMYQKMIQVAERHAREAAQDALTGLANRRRLMEHGAEVLARRPAGGISALLLIDLNHFKEINDTLGHAAGDKVLIEVARRLSVTAHAGDMVARLGGDEFAVLLTGLPAPAIATHRADALLAAICASMELDGMRINVEASGGIAVAPGSGGIAELLRRADVAMYQAKRSGGRISTYTRSRDTADVGRLALGGDLPRAVAHHEFSVSFQPIVDLGSGDVIAAEALARWQHPDRGRLDPRRFLETIERSGLLPAFADAVLDKSLTAAATWAEAGFAVPVAVNLSPRSLLDPRFPSAVLARLRAHDIPPSQLILELTETLTISQLEVVDQVLGQLRDAGVRLALDEFGTGYSSLSMLSRVPVHELKIARSFVAGMETSAEAVAVIRSTVDLGRSLDLMVVAEGVESEPQRQALWALGCTAGQGHLFARPMAAHRLLTVLQCGSGGRPGSLAGPLHGTGSVIRLDQSRRAGQRHRAEKVPHLPA, encoded by the coding sequence GTGACCCCCGCAGTTCGAAGCGACACTGAGACCGATCAGCAGCTCCAGCTGCTCGTCGGTCTCGTCGCCGTTTGTGCGGCGATATCCGGATTTGCAGCGCTCTATCTGGTGTCCGGATCGATGGCCCGGACTCCAGACGAATTGGCGAAAGCCGCGACGCTGGTCTTTCTCGCGGCCGTGGGAGTGACCGTCAAGTGGCATGTCCGAGTACGGTCGAACGCCCACGCCATCGCATGGAGCGAAATAGCCATACTTGTCGGTCTGGCCGTGGCACCCGCACCCATGGTGGTCCTCTGCACTGGACTCGGCGTCGGCCTCGCAATGATCATTCAACGAGTCGCACCGATCAAGGCGACCTTCGCCGTCGCCAAGAACACCACGGTCGCCGCAGCTGCCGGGGTCGCCCTCCACACCGCCGGCTGGGTGCCGGATCAAGCGTTTTCCAGCACCAACTTCTTCTGGCCGCTCGTCCTGGCCTACGTCGTCGCGGTCGTACTCGACGAACTGTTGACCCTGCCGGTGATCGCCCGAGCGACCCGTACCCCGATCCGCTCCCGCTTCCGGCACAACCTCGGACTCCGGGTCTCCAGCGCCATCGTCCGGTTCCCGCTGATTCTCGCCACCCTGCTGATCCTCACAGCTGAACAGTGGCTGCTGGTGACGATCCCACCGGTCATCCTCTGCATCCATCTCGCCTACGCCGGACAGGCGAGGGCCCGGACCGAGCAGCAGGCCTGGCAACGGCTCGCCCGCGCCACCGACGCGCTCAACGTGGTCGACCTCGACGGGGTGCTTTCCGCCGCGACCGTCCAGGCCAGCGACCTGTTCTCCACCGACCGGGTCGAGGTCGAACTCAACACACCACCTCGACTCGTCCAAGGCAACAGCGACGGCGTGCGATACGACGGGCCACCCGAGGGCGCACCCGCAGCCCGGACCCGCACCGTCATCGCCGTACCGCTCGTCGGTCCCGATACCGAGACCAGCATTGGCACGCTGCGACTGTGCTTCACCGGTCAGATCAAGTTCAGCGAGCGGGAGCACTACACACTGCACACCTTCGCATCCGCGCTGTGCACCGTGATACGCAACGCCTCGATGTACCAGAAGATGATCCAGGTCGCGGAACGACACGCTCGCGAAGCAGCCCAGGACGCGCTCACCGGGCTGGCGAACCGCCGCCGCTTGATGGAGCACGGCGCCGAGGTCCTTGCCCGCCGGCCGGCCGGCGGCATCAGCGCCCTACTACTCATCGACCTCAATCACTTCAAAGAGATCAACGACACCCTTGGGCACGCCGCCGGCGACAAGGTACTGATCGAGGTCGCCCGCCGACTATCCGTCACCGCACACGCCGGTGACATGGTCGCCCGCCTCGGCGGCGACGAGTTCGCCGTACTGCTGACCGGTCTTCCAGCACCGGCGATCGCCACCCACCGGGCCGACGCGCTGCTCGCCGCGATCTGCGCGTCGATGGAGCTCGACGGAATGCGGATCAACGTCGAAGCCAGCGGCGGCATCGCCGTCGCTCCGGGCAGCGGCGGCATCGCCGAGCTGCTGCGACGTGCCGACGTCGCCATGTACCAGGCCAAACGCTCCGGCGGGCGGATCTCCACCTACACCCGTAGCCGGGACACCGCCGACGTCGGCCGGCTCGCCCTCGGCGGCGATCTGCCCCGGGCGGTCGCCCACCACGAGTTCAGCGTCAGCTTCCAACCGATAGTCGATCTCGGCAGCGGCGACGTGATCGCCGCAGAAGCCCTGGCCCGCTGGCAGCATCCCGATCGAGGCCGTCTCGACCCACGGCGTTTCCTGGAGACCATCGAGCGGTCCGGACTGCTTCCGGCGTTCGCCGACGCCGTCCTCGACAAGTCCCTGACCGCGGCCGCCACCTGGGCGGAAGCCGGCTTCGCCGTGCCGGTCGCGGTCAACCTGTCGCCGCGCAGCCTGCTCGATCCGCGCTTCCCCAGCGCCGTCCTGGCCCGGCTACGCGCGCACGACATCCCACCCAGCCAGCTCATCCTGGAGCTCACCGAAACCCTCACCATCAGCCAACTCGAAGTCGTCGACCAGGTCCTCGGACAGTTGCGCGACGCCGGAGTCCGGCTGGCGCTCGACGAGTTCGGCACCGGATACTCGTCGCTGTCGATGCTCTCCCGCGTGCCGGTCCACGAGCTGAAGATCGCCCGATCGTTCGTGGCGGGGATGGAGACCTCCGCCGAAGCCGTCGCCGTCATCCGGTCGACGGTCGATCTCGGCCGCAGTCTCGATCTGATGGTGGTGGCCGAAGGAGTGGAGAGCGAGCCACAACGCCAGGCGCTGTGGGCGCTCGGCTGCACCGCCGGGCAGGGCCATCTGTTCGCCCGGCCGATGGCCGCCCACCGGCTGCTCACCGTGTTGCAGTGCGGGTCCGGCGGGCGCCCGGGAAGCCTGGCCGGCCCGCTACACGGCACCGGATCGGTCATCCGGCTGGACCAGTCGCGACGGGCCGGCCAACGCCACCGCGCGGAGAAGGTCCCACATCTGCCGGCCTGA